A stretch of DNA from Cryptomeria japonica chromosome 4, Sugi_1.0, whole genome shotgun sequence:
caacacctccaagaattacgcctcgatcatctgcaacacgctacaaccatcaagaatgccacataacatgaagaacgtCATCGGAcgaagaaaatcttcaataacgtgcacaatgttcaatgcaaaccaccaatacgcatagcacatgatccataaacattcacaagcaacgtgaattgcaccacaacaaccacaacaactcggatcatcagaatcatcatcatctctttattgtagctcaagaacatcaacataactaactgtcaacctgaaatatttgattgtggattttcaaatcatgaaccaatcgaactAAGGACACAAATCAATGTCCAAAACACATCCTATGCATCCgcaacaaaagatattacaatttcgaATCAATAtggagcacaaactagaatactgaataacacaaacaacttaATAACATCCTCTATactagatctcataactcgatcaaaacatcatgcagacctctacaaatgggaatgaaccatctgcAAACAACATACTAGAAACTCTTTAATCTACATCAACTCATTTGCAAAACACAAGCTAAAGCAACTCATCCAACCTAACCGCAACAtaggaatacacagaagaatatgttggtatcaatgacaacacaacattccaacaatcttctcagcaacatccaacacacacatacacacacataaacatgcatgcatacatacatacatacatacatacatacatacatacatacatacacatacacacatacatacatatacattacatagacacgcatacatccatacatacatacatacatacatacatacatacacacacatacacacacatacacacatatacattacatagacacacacacatacatacatacatacacacacatacacacatacacacatatacattacatagacacacatacatacatacatacatacatagatacatacatacatacacacacatacatacatacacacatacatacacatacacatacatacacacacatacacatacacacatagacacatacatacatacatatatgcacatacacacatacatatacatgcacatacacgcacatacatacaaatatacacacacacacacatacacacatgcatacacacataaatgcatacatacacatacacatacacacatacatacacgcatacacacacacacacacacacacacacacacacacacacacatacaaacacacacacacacacacatgcatacatgcatatacatacatacatatacatgtacatacacccacatacatacatacacacatacacacatacacacatgtatacacacatacatacatacatacacatacacacatacatacacacacacacacacatacatacatacatacatacatacacatacacacacatatatacatccaCACACAtgttacatacacacatatatacatacacatacatgtgcACATGCAAATAGACATGtagacatacttgtgcacatgcacatatacatgtagacatacttgtgcacatgcaCATATACATGTAGACATACTtgtacacatgcacatgcacatacacacatacatacatatacatatatacacatacacacatacatgcatatggacatatatacatataaatacacacttacatgtatacacatacatccacacacatacacacacatgcatgtacatctatgtatgcatgtgtatgtgtgtgtgtatgtgtaggtgtatatatatgtgtatgtgcatgtgcaggTGTTGGTGCAGGTGCAAGTGTAGGcgtgggtgtgggtgtgggtgtttGTGTATGTGTTTGTATATAAGGATTGAcgtttgtatgtgtatgtgtgtatattgaTTAGTATTTTTTATGGTTTAATAGTAAGGTTAATGAGAAAATGAACATTTTTTTGTCATCATTTAATAGTAACGATTATATTTTTCTAATGGTTTCATAGTGTGGGTTTTCAAAATTTGTTTGGTTTAATGTATTTTTTACATTTTTCTAATGGTTTCATACTAAAGGTTTTCAGAAAATTGACaaactagaaaaataaaaaaaacacgtaacaagaaatatatttattttttaaaccacaaaaacaaaactaaaaaaaagagaagaaatttgTACATACATAAAAAAACAAGGGCCGAAACTAAGCTCTCTTTGTAGTTTGACCGAACTCCCAAAGCTCCTAGGTGTTAAATGgtgccccccccccccaccccgtCGAAAATCAGGTTTATATAACCAATagttcaattgaactcagttcaaccGAACTCTTGGCACCATCGGGCACCACGCGATGGGAAAATGGTCTGGTCGAACTTAGTTCGATCGAACTCAGTTGGGCTGAACTAAGTTTAGTCAGATTGTACCAGTTAGCCCAAAGGGTGACACAACATTATGCTTTTGCCCTAACCCCCTACTATCTAGCCAGACAAAGAATGTTAGGCCAGAGCGCTAgagcaggaaagaaagaaagttcttACATCCCCAAGCTAAACAACAACCAAACTAGACATAATTGCTCACATGGGCATAGGTGGAAGAAAGCTCTCATTCAGAGAATCAAGAACTATGCCCCCCCTCTATTTGAAGGGCTAGCCCCCAATTCAATGCACCCTGATAATATTCATTCATCATTTTGAAAGGCTGCACAAACTACCGCGAAGTTCATCCTATTGGAATGCCATTTGAACAACCAACACAACAGCTGAATAATAACTAATTATCCTCTCAATTTTAATTCTCTTCTCAAGAAGCTCTCAAGCACTCCCTACTGTTTGTTGTAGAGATACAACATGGAGAAGCACTAGCAAATATGGGGTTGGTAATCACAATAAAGTAGAACCATATGTAGAGTAGAACAAGCATACCTCAATGATACGAGAAGAGCCTTGAATTCAAGTGCAATGTTGAACATAAAGTCTGTGTTTCGAGTAAACcattcaatatatccttcatttcCTATATAAACGAAGATTAGAGAATAAGATGAAGCACCAACCCAGTGTTTTAAGTTGATGAGATACCTTTGTTGAAATGTGACATAGCTTTGATGTGTGAAACTAAAATGGCCCAAAGTTTGTGTGAAGTATTTGACATCATATTGTGCAAATGGGGAAGAATTAGAGTGATGTGCATGAGTGTTAGATGTCCTATGAGTTTGTGAGCATAAGGAAGCAACAAGCACAAAATGAAGTCCAGCCAATACAAGAAATGTACAAAATAGTCGACACCCTTCATGTTCACAGGCGTAGTCATAAAAAGCATGatcttttgtttattttttggaaaTTCATGTAAGATGGTGGAAGCATAGTTTACGCACGTGGAAATATTTTTATGAATGCATGCAAAATATGAAGGAAGAGACTAGATCCATGTCTTACATTGCATAAAGCCACAGCATTGAAAACatagaatattattttttattttcaattcacaatgaaaaaaaataatgtcaatattatttggatatataatgagtttaatttttaataaatatttagatGAATATAACAATATGATTAAATCTATAAGTAACATAGAAATATATAAAAATGAATTAAAGAGGAAATAAGGCAACTAAAGAAGCAAATTGAATTTGATATGACCATTCAATATGGCAGAGTCACCGAGAACTATTTGTGTGTCCATGTCTTCTATACATTGTAACTTGCAAGTACATTGCAACATCACGTATAGAATATCAATGATAAAATGTGTAACTTCCAAATTTAGATCTCATGGATATAGTTTAGAGATTGTGTTGTTTATAACATTTGCATATTGCTAGCCATTTCCTTGATACTTTTGAAAATTAGATCTGAATACTAATCACATTGCTTTTTAGAAAAATCCTATTGACTCACCTTTGTATAGAAAAACCGTGCAACTGCTGGTATAAATTTATTGTACTGATGTGTCATACCTATCACTAAAGCAAAATCCTATTGACCTACCTTTGTATAGAAAAACCGTGCAACTACTAGTATAAATTTATTGTATTGATGTGTCATACCTATGGCAATGGCtatgcagcggacaaaatggcccgcgcatgccatgccttctccatgGATGCCCCCCATGTCACGACTACATGGCACTGCACTGCCTTTTGTCCTCCTGCACAAACGTCGTGAATGGCCAATCACTGTCCAATCAAACCGTACACGTCCACCACCATCAATCCATCAGCTTGATaagttatatatttaatttttttatttttatttattttaatataattgtattataatatataattatgtgaTTTTAACATATATATTGTCGATaagttatatatttaattttttttattttttttattttaatataattgtattataatatataattatgtgattttaacatatatgtaaattttaataatattattttttaactttttaagaTACATTAGGTAAATAacagtttaattttttaattatatatttctttttttaataataaatttaatttaaaaataaaagtaaaaaagttgtaattaagtaaaaatatgtgtaactaatatataaatttaacacatatattaaaaaaattattaatataacttaaaaataaaaataaaagtataatataattaaaaagaagctttaaaaaatataaaaatatgtgtaacttggttaaatatttttaactaacttagttacttagttccttttatttttagtttagtaaatttttgatatttcttaacttaaatatgtgtaacttagttacttaaatatttttaactaagtaacttagttacttttagtttattttttaatttttttttaacttaaatatgtgtaactAATCATTAATTTTAACTTACATATGTTAAAATCGCTTAATTAGTTATATATTATGgatgttaaaattttacattacttacacatatttaaattttatttttaagttatattaatatttttttaatatatatgtttaatttGCATATTTTGTATATTAGTTACATAGACTTAATTACACATATTTTGTAAgtgtatatttttattttgtaaCTAATATACAAAATATTCaaattaaacatatatattaaaaaaatattaatataacttaaaaataaaattaaaatatgtgtaagtaatgtaaaattttaacatcCATAATATATAACTAATTAAGCAATTTTAACATATGTAAGTTAAAATTAATGATTagttacacatatttaagttaaaaaaaataaaaaaataaactaaaagtaACTAAGtaagttagttaaaaatatttaagtaactaagttacacatatttaagttaagaaatatcaaaaatttactaaactaaaaataaaaggaactaagtaactaagttagttaaaaatatttaaccaAGTTACACATATTCTTACTTAATTAcaatttttttacttttatttttaaattatatttattattaaaaaatgaaatatataattaaaaaattaaactgttatttacctaatgtattttaaaaagttaaaaaataatattattaaaatttacatacatgttaaaatcacataattatatattataatacaattatattaaaataaataaaaataaaaaaattaaatatataacttATCGAGGATTGATGGTGGTGGACGTGTACGCTTTGATTGGACAGTGATTGGCCGTTCCCGACGTTTGCGCAGGAGGACGGAAGGCAGTGCAGTGTCGTGCAGTCGTGACATGGGGGCATCcatggagaaggcatggcatgcgcgggccattttgtccgctgcataGCAATTGCCCATACCTATCACTATGACGCCTCCATTACGATAGCATATTTGAATTTTGTGATGCTTCATTCATGTCTTTGAAAATTGCCACTGCGTACCGTACAGCCATGTTTCACGTTCTTAGCTTCAGTCAATACAACCAAAAAGTCAACTGGCAAAACGTACACCGCCAGTTACTAACTATAGCCAGATTAGTTATTCAGCATTAAAAATCACAGTCGTATGCAACCGAAAGGAAACTTGCATACGCCATTGACTGCAACATTTCAATATCTCTGCAAAGGAAACTAATGTTTGATGGTTAGTCTAAAACCGTCGATTCATTATTTTTTTTTGTCGTCTTCGGACTTTTTTCCGTCTGAAAGATCTTTGTAATGCTGGAATTCGTATTCTCTACAATTTTTTGGTTCGCTTGATTTGTTTTATGGGCCGCAGAGGTTTGCCTATGCGAAGAATCAGAATCGAGGGTTCTAACGCTTGGTAATAATTACTGCTGTAAATGTTTCTGGATTAATTATACTGTGTATAAAAGTTTACACAGTGTAATCCAGAAACATTTACAACATTCATCATTGCTCTTAATAATTACTGTATCCTCCTCATTTTCGCTTCCTGACGATTTGTTTAGTCCACAGCCATTAGCGTAGTAATCTCCGTTACTGCACAGCTTAAAGGAACACACCGAAAACGGGTGGGCAGGCTTGTAGAACCTTGGGAGAGATTGTCATGAAGTATACTGCGTTCTGATCACGTTCGGATCATCTGGGTCATGTATCTATAGAGTGAATTGTAGTTAAGAGTCTTGCTATTCTTGGATTGAATTTCAAGTTTTTTCACCCGATGAAAGCCACGATTATCAAATTTCATTTCAATCTAAATGTCGCTGTTATTAAGGATATTTGGTAAACACTGGTGGGCATTTTGAATTAGGTATGTGGATTGAGAACTGTTCCAAATGGAATGACGTTGTCGTTGGACAGTACTGAGCGAAAGGCAGTGAAGATTCTTCCTGCCTTGCTTTTTGAAAATTTCTCTACCAAATCCAATTCAAATACGGCAGTTCATGGTAGGATCATTGAATGAGATTTGACTTTTCATTATAACTCGTTTCTATTTTATACGGATTTCACATGGTAAATTCAGAATAAGAGTGATTTGAAACAAAGTCGTGCCCAAAAAATTGACTAATTTGATCCGCGTGCACCGCCCTGTGGGAGCGTTTTATTTGACTTTAGTGATAACGTTTTAATTATGAAAGAGGCGTTTGGGCGTACATATTCATCTTGTGTAAGGCCATAACTATGAGAAATCTTAAGTAaatttaagtattcaatttgaagcCGTCATAGTCCACTCCAAACATAACGTTTTCCCACGCGTTGATTTAGGATCGAGTTTTCCTAAGTGGCCGTGGTCACACTATTATAGTACACGCAAATATGATAGTTAAGTACACTCTCAATCAGAAAATAAGAATTTTCTAGATTATAATAGATTTTTGAATTCAATtgtcaaatataaaaaaaaaaccgtTGAAAGAGAAAAAACTTGATGATAGTTTACGAATTACCCGAAATATTAGTACAATTTTTTTTAACAGAATTGAATCTAAAAATCTATTAGAATCCACAACATGTGCAAATCtcataaatttaaaaatttctgtTTGTACGGTGGCTGAGCGAGTAAGTATGACCGGAGATTAGAGTTCTTTCAGACATCACGTTTACAATAGCAACGGAATTTAAAATATTTTGTTTGAACTTTGAAGAGTTCATAGTATAAACACTACTTTCATTGAATCCACCTAAAGATTTCTTTTACTTTTAGTTCGGGACCCCATCCCCGccaaaatattaaaaaacaaaaagaatTTATAAACATGGCAAAAGCATTGCCACAGACTCTGGTACTTTGTAACCATTGCAGTCGCGTAATTATTCATTTCAGTTAGAATTTTGAAGCTTCTGTCATGGGCAGCCACACGAAATACAATTTACAGGTTCCTTCTGCATTTTTTTCTGCCTTGTTGTctactgctgctgctcttttccaCAACTCAATGATGCTGCTGCAACCACTGATCCGAAAGAAGGTGAAGCCTCCCTTTAAATTGGTTTCTCAAACTAAATTGGCAGGGATTCATTACAGAATAAATAATGTGTTTTAGCTTGTTTGTTCATGGTGTTTATAGTTGAGGCACTCAAAGTAATTGCCAGCAAAATGAAGATTTCGAATTGGGACTTTAGTTTGGATCCGTGCAAAAATGACGATTCAAACTGGTATACTCTTGACGACGCACTCGGGCCGCGTGGGGTCATGTGCAACTGTGAATTTGAGAAAAATACCACTTGCCATGCCGTTAAGCTGTAGGCACCTCTCGCCTTTAAAATCATGTTAGTTTATTCATTAGAGTTATGTAACGAGATACACATTTTTCTTGATATATTGCAGAATAGTGGTGTATGAAGAACTGATAGGGATTATTCCCCCTGAATTGGCTAATCTTACCTACTTGCAAAGCATGTAAGTACGACTTAAAGATTTTCAAACGTTTGTCCTTCCTGTCAAGTTAAATCAACTAGATTTTGTAAAACAAGGTGTAATTTACTGAATTTTAGTAACTCTTAAATAGCGACCTGAGATTCAATTATCTGAGTGGATCGATTCCTGCAACTATAGGCTCATTATCGCGCCTTGAATATATGTAAGCGAGCAAGAGCCTTTTCCCATATAAATTgtgcattattattttcttgttcAAGATGTTTTAGGTGTCAATAATTTAAGTTGTGATTTGCATGTTATAACAGGTCGCTTGTGCAAAATCGTTTAACTGGTCAAATTCCGAAGGAATTGGGGAACCTTACTAAGCTGATATCTCTGTAATCTTACCATCTATCGCTTAGATTGAATTTAGTCGCATATTAATATTGATTTCGATGAAATAAATGTGTTTTGTGTGTATCCGGTGCAGGAGTTTTGAGATGAATAGCTTATCTGGAACGCTGCCGCCAGAGCTTGGGAAGTTGACAAATCTGGAACGATTGTAAGTTCATGTTTGTGCTATCCTTGATGGACTCCGAactttttagttttttttgtatttGGACTCTGCTATCCATCCCGGCctctaatttttgtttattttcactATTAATTTTGAACTGTATGCATTTTTAACTCATAGTCTAAATTTTGTTTATTAGATCTATGAGCAGGCTTAAGGGAGACGGActctataaaaaattaaaaatggcTACTCTTCTAGAGGGTCAAGTctgtaataaatttatattaactACGATGAGTCTGATTACATATTTTAGTCTATATGTAGTCTATATTAACAGAACTGTAAACTATATTAAGAAATCAAACTACATACAATTGAAAGAGCAACATGCTAAAACGTTGCTGCTGAAGAAATAGCTACAGCAGGCATCAGACTAAAACAGTAATAACTAAAACAATAATGACTGCTGTAGAAACAGCTTCAGTAGGCAAATACATAGCTCAAATACACAGGAAATCCTTGAAAGCCAACTCCACTAAAATGCCAAGCATAACAGTTACGTGAGGTCTCATGAAAGTAAGAGTATAACCACACAAAATAACCTTTTTGCTACCAAAAAATTTGGAGTCTATAGCAGCAGCAATTGTAAAGAAATCATAGAAATCAGCAAAGAAGACTCCTTAGCTGTCTTTATAAATTTCTTCCCAGCTGGGGCAGGCACCACAAACCAATATTCGTCAATAACAATGAACAACTGAAGGAAAAAACCGCTGTCATTATTGTCCTCCATTGTCATCAGATCAAGATTGTCTGCAAAAAGTTGCTGAGTGGAGCTTAAGAGCCTGTAGAGTGCACTTTGAGATACAAAGTTCTGAGACGAAACAGAATTTGAAAGCATGTCATTAGCCTCTGCATGAGATTTCTACCACAAAAACCCAGTGTCGTCAGATGAGAGCAATCCTCGTCTGTAGGCAGAAGGAAGTACATAATGGTGCATATCTTTCCATGCCCAAGAAGAAATTCCATTAGGTTTCTGCAGATTGTTTTCAAACTTTTTAATTTGCTATTGAATCTCATTCAGACTTTTAAAAAGATCTGGGCTCAAACTAGGCGTAGTTCGTAAAACCTAGATGTGGATGGAAAGGTCCAAACACACCATGTGAATTTAAATGTACAAGGGGAGAAAGGAATGAGAGAAAACATCCAGGCAACGAAACCTCCAGTCTTACCGTAGACATAGTATTACTTCGACTTCCTCCTCATTAGTCTTCGAACTCGGTTGGAGTGCAAAAGACTAGTCAACAGTATCTTCATTGGAGACCCCTGTAATGGATTTGAGGAATTCCACAACGCGCGCGATAATGCTGCTCAGCCACAGTTTCCCCCATAGCTTCAATCATGAATGGCACAAGGGGCATTGTAGTTGGGGTGCACAACAGGCCAAACCCCAGGTCCACTTAGAAAACCAAGCCCCACAACAGCCTGCTCTACAACAGATTTCAGACCCACATGCCATTTAGGCTTAATGAGAACCTCGACAATCTTCTTCACAGCGTCTTTACCTTCTCCTAGGTCTTGCATGATTACCACAAACTGACAGGCACCAATAGAATTGACTCTATATCTGTTTCAACCTTCATGAAAGCTTTTCCTAATGCCATCTTTATCAATTCGAGAACCATGGAGAAATTTAATGAGAAACTCGACAATCTTCTTCACAGCGTCTTTAGCTTCTCCTAGGTGTTGTATGATTACCACAAACTGATAGGCAATAATAGAATTGACTCTATACCTGTTTCAACCTTCACGAAAGCTTTTCCCAATGCCATCTTTATCAATTGAAGAACCATGGAGAAATCGGTTTTAAATATGTAATTGTTATTAAGTTGGTCTAGTGGTGAAAAACTTATTTACCTCAAGATATATATGACTTACTTTCAAGTTAGCTAACTACTTCTTCACAAAATACTATTAAATTTCCATTTATTAAATTTCTTCCACCCTAAATATATCTATAATTATGAGAGAACAaccatcaactattattttcttAATCCTAAGCTTTAAACTTTCTTGAATCTTTGCTTCATTATTTGTTTGAATAGGGAGAGGGATGCACACCTTGCCTATTTTATCACATTTGTGATTTTTAAATATATATCTACTCTTGGATTGTCCCAAAATATCTTTGAAAGCCCTACTAAAATTCATCTTTATCAATCTTTCCTCTAAAAGAGTCCAAATAGCTCCCAACCTCTGAATAGAGCTAGGATTAACCCTAAAAGCTCATGTACTTATTTTTAAGGTGGGGCTATGAACTTTGTTTATGTTGCTATTTAATATGTAGTAAAAGAGTTTTATGTTTTCATTTATAAAttcttttaattaattttgaaaGGTTGTCATTGGATTTTGGATTAAATTTTCGCTAATATTAatagatttaaatttaaatttttaaatttaattaaaaaaattattgatagtTATTGGTATTAGTATATTTTAAGTTGAATTTTGGTTTTTAATAAATAGATTTTAGATTAATTTTTGTCTTTTAATGTTGGATTTTagattggattttaagtttttattaattttaaatttatttttgatctCAAAGAGCTATTTTTTGAAGGAGGTTATAGATTATATACTTTGGTGCACCCCTTGTTACCATGAAGATGAGTAGAATTAGGTATGGGTTCCAACTTACcattctattcatttttagtttcttcaatctctttttttGGCTTGTCTTCTCTTTAGTGGGATGGTAAGAGTAAGTCAAGATATTTTTTTCATGCTAGTTCTATTGTTGGATCTCTTGTTGAATTTTCTCAACCAATCAAAACCAGTTAGTTGGCTCTGGTTCAAAGCTCATACCATCCTACTGACCCATGTTGTAATTTTTGAGCTATTCACACCTCTTGCTACTCTAACTTGCTTTGTTATGACTGCTACTTGTGCCTCTCCTATCTCCTCCTTTGTATGTTGATGGAATTGTTGGATAGACTATGATCTTATCCATGGTTTCAATTGATT
This window harbors:
- the LOC131875107 gene encoding probable leucine-rich repeat receptor-like serine/threonine-protein kinase At3g14840 translates to MADSEVHVDCGMEFPVVLREIMFQKAKESEQNLQEEEVCGLRTVPNGMTLSLDSTERKAVKILPALLFENFSTKSNSNTAVHVEALKVIASKMKISNWDFSLDPCKNDDSNWYTLDDALGPRGVMCNCEFEKNTTCHAVKLIVVYEELIGIIPPELANLTYLQSIDLRFNYLSGSIPATIGSLSRLEYMSLVQNRLTGQIPKELGNLTKLISLSFEMNSLSGTLPPELGKLTNLERLSMSRLKGDGLYKKLKMATLLEGQKQLQ